A stretch of DNA from Cannabis sativa cultivar Pink pepper isolate KNU-18-1 chromosome X, ASM2916894v1, whole genome shotgun sequence:
CATATTCCTAATCGTAACAGATTCACTGTAAGAGATCCAAACCCAAAAGAACAAACCTCATCCCACCATTCCAACAAACCCAGTCGACCCCTTCCCTCCCATTGTCACTGGTAAGAACAGGTCCCAAACTAGCAAAAGACTCAGctttgagttttttttattttttattttaattcattaaagATATATTAGGAATATTAACTCaggtttaagtttaattttttacttttacaattttaaaCAAACTGGGAAATAGGGTTTTACACGAGTATTATTTTTCACACCTAAAAGAATAATAGCCATGAGTAAGGTAAAACAAAAtgttaattgaaaaaaataaatatatttaagtgtataaaattaaaaatatatattttttatgccgtaaatttttcataaaaatatatgaaaaaaaatcccataaaaatgattttttatttaaaaaatatcatataaattttattaaaaagacacaccaaaaaaaaaatttctcgtattttgtgtaattttttataacacaatatatatattttttaagaatatgatattgtattaaaaaaaaaattctagagCAGGGTTACATATATAAGACGAGGAATTTCTTTAAAGAAATTTATCTTTTAACTAAAAAGCATCTTAAACCAATTCATGAAAAATTAAAGATTAATTTGTAAAAAAGAATAcgttataaattaaaaattatttaaataatttattgaaaaaatcaatggGAATAATAATGGGTAACGTTATGTAAAATATCAAAGTTATTCATAGTAAACATACtcaaattgtattttatttgtgtttatctAGTGTGACtgtgaaaatatatatagtatcttaaaagatattttccatttataaagaaaaaataaaaagagaatttcaaagaagaaaaatcttatttattatacctatatattTCACGTTTAAAATTCTTAATCTATTCTGTATCCTACTATAACTAgaattcatttattattatatagatttgcatttaataaatatttgtttttcCATAATATCAATTTAATGTGATAGAAACACAAAAACAAGCTCTGCATTGGAATATAATCACTGTATTATAATTAACCATGTCGGGATCTTCGCGACGTCCGCGACTATTTCGAAGGCATTCGAGTCGAgaaattatgaataatttggCCTCAGTTTCAAGTAGTTTCTTACCTGCTTTCGGAACTATAGTCGATGAAACTTATCACTTACATCTCAAAAAATTTGTTATTGCTCCTTATGATAGACGATACaggtattgtattgtattgtattatatgttttttttttatcgatAAATTTTGATTTAACTGAAAAATTGGCAGATGGTGGCAAACGTTTCTAGTAGTATTGGTGATATACTCTGCATGGGCGTCTCCATTTGAGTTGGCTTTTAAGAAAGTGTCAATGGGAcctctcttacctcttgattTGATTGTTGATGCATTCTTTGCTATTGACATTATTTTGACTTTTTTTGTGTCTTACTTGGACAAAACTACCTATCTTTTAGTGGTTGATCACAAGAAGATTGCTATGAGGTAATTACTCAGAATTACACTCAATTCAGCGTTTTGGAAACATGCCTGTAttgtttaattataataaatgagatttgatattgaataaagATGGTTTTGAGACTTTTGAAAAGgtatttttgaattttgtttgAATGGTAACTAGTTAATTAATTTCAGGTATGTAACCAAAATGTTATTTCCTATGGATGTGGCCTCAACTCTACCTTTTCAGCTCATACACAGGGTCGTTACTGGTAAAGTCCACTCCGGTGAGGCATTTCGGTTTCTCAGTTTGCTTAGGTTATGGCGACTCAGGCGTGTTAGTCAACTCTTCAAAAGGTGCTCTCCATTcatctttcaattttttaagcAATTTTACTACTCATAATTGTGTGGAAATATTATACTAATATTACATTTCGACTTCAATTAACTCAGATTAGAGAAAGACACGCGCTTTAGTTACTTCATAACAAGATGTTGCAAGCTAATCTGCGTAAGTTTTGAACACTATCCTGATTGATTAGTACAATTTAGTATCGAGTCTCATCTTATATATGTTTGTTATGTTGTTTGTAAAAAATAGGCAACACTATTCTCAGTGCACTCAGCAGGGTGCTTCTACTTCTGGCTGGCAACTCGCCACAAAAACCCGGAAAACACATGGATAGGAAGCCAAGTACCGGATTTCGAGCAAAGGACAATCAAATTAGGCTACACATACTCCATCTATTGGGCAGTTGTGACACTCACAACCGTAGGGTACGGTGACCTCCACGCGGTCAATCCAAGCGAAAAGGCTTTCACTTTGTTCTATATGCTCTTCAACATTGGTCTAACAGCCTATGTCATTGGTAACATGACCAATTTGATTGTACACAATGCTATCAGAACATTTGCTGTggtaactaactaactaactaaacTCAATTTCTTCCAACAATGTCATAACTACAAATCGAAAATgatttgttattgttttttttgtGTAGAGAGATTCTATCAATGAAATATTGAGGTATGGTAGCAAAAACAGACTCCCAGAGGGACTAAAAGATCAAATGTTGGCACACTTGCAACTCAAATCCAAAACAGTTGAATTACAACAAGAAGAAGTGATTGCAAATTTGCCTAAAGCAATAAGAACAAGCATATCTCAACATCTATTTTATCCCACTATTGAAAAGACATATATCTTAAGGGGAGTCTCTCAAGATTTCATTGCTCAAAtggtaaaataacaaaacaaaacagCTCAGTTTTATTTTGTTACACTACATATTATTACACcaccaatttttgtttttttttttgacaggTTTCAGAGATAAAAGCAGAATATTTTCCACCTAAGGTTGATATAATTTTACAAAATGAGATTCCAACAGATTTCTACATTTTGGTTTCTGGATTAGTGGTACAGTTTTCTtttctatatttatttagtATTGTGTTTCATCGACATACATATTTGATACCTTGTGTTTTTAATAATGCTCATTTGgtacttttattttaaaattgtatatattttgtaccgtaaattcaaatttaattagtaTAATTCTATCAATTTGATCAAACAATTTTcagttatatataattaaaaattcataaaattaaagaGAGTTTGATCGTATCGATAAGATTTCATTAATCAAATTTGAGTTCAGGGTATTAAATTTGTACCGAATGTATAGACAccctaaaaataataacaattgttGTTATGAAAACTTGCAGGAGGTGCTAGTTTACAAAAATGGTACTGAACAGGTAACATTTTTTGTCACTAATTCTAAATTTGCATATCATATCATGTCATCATGACTGAATCTGAATCtgatgttgttttttttttttggttttgctaGCTTTTGTCAAGGCTAGGATCTTCAGACATGGCCGGAGAAATCGCTGTACTTCTTAACATTCCGCAACCCTTTACATTAAGAACAAAGAAGCTTTCTCAGGTCATCAGAATAAGTCATGATCATTTCAAGCAATTAGTAAAGCCAAATAGTCAAGATGGAAACATTTTACTCTCCAACTTCATTCAGGTTAGTAATTAattcttaattatttttcattgttttCCCTAATCCAAATCGAATCTAAAAGAAAAGCCATGTAAAAATTGTGTACCCTAAGAATTATTTTCGTCGCAATTTTAATATTGTGATCCATAAATTAGTTAAACTAgaggatgatttttttttatgtatccACCTAATTTGTCAATCTTGTTAAAAATGATATTCTTGATTAGATTAAGTTTTGACTAAGTGTGTGTGACTAATTCAATTGTCAGTATTTGAAGAGCTTAAAACAAGAGATTGTACAAGAAATACCTTGTCTTCCAGAATTATTGAGTGACCTAGCTACTATTACAGAGgtacaatattatttattcttaccaaatgtaaatcattactttTCTTTATATCATATAGACATATTTCAttcttatattaaaaaaaaattgctatacAGTAATGCTTTGTAAAATGTACAAATCATACTTATATGATTTGCAcatcatatattttatttttaaatatttttaccaaCTATGATTAACTTTTTGTgtccataaaaatatttaaaaatatacccTATGcattggtatttttgtaatacttTATAGATTAATTACGAAAAAAATCCCAaaagaaaattgtaaaaattaccaTTGTAGTGGACAATATATCTCCATTTTAATAGTTTttccaaattaattaattagatattTGATATGATTGTGCTAAATGaggattaaattttataatttgcaGGCCACAGACTTGAATGAGGATCCACAAAATCAAGAATCTGTAGATGGAAATACAAGGGTAATAGAAGAAGGTAATAAAGTctagatcttttttttttttttcagttaatGTATTAAATATTTTGATAGATTTCATAAATTTTTCTGATATAATTTGCAGATGTGGGTGGAAATTGTTGTCCATGGTGTAATGTGAGAGTTATTATCCATGGAAATAGTCCTAACCAAAATACAACAAAAGGGAAACTTGTATATTTACCTCCCACCATTGAAGATCTTTACCGTTTGGCAGGTAAATATAggctaaataatttttatttttatggatTTTTACTTTtggtaaaaattacaaaattatgattttttttaagagaaaaattaaagaaaaaaaagttaaaaaatacgtGAAAAACAATTTAGGTAACTAGACCTCTTTAGTGTAATTAGTTACCGTACAATGCATCCCACTAAAATGAGTGTATTGATATAACTCCTAATTGTTTCGAAATtttaactctaattttttttttttttatagttgtgtacattatagttatttaagacattttgtgaaattttgagaaattcaaaataatttataatataaaatttaatattcaaacTATCTATTTCAcacacgtataaaataaaaaagtcacaCGTGCAATAGATTCTTTGAACCCTGTTTTCGACGTGTTAAGTTTttctaaatttctcaaaattttgccccgatgtcttaaataattataacgtatATGACCATAAAAATATtggactaattttttttagataccGAAACAAATAAGGATGCATCGGTGTACCTATTTCAAGAGAgtgtattgtagaattttcttattgttttttcgtattttttttaacttttttctgaattttttttctataaaataacttttaaactATTTTTGCACAAATTGTATAAAACTCACAAAAtgtgtaatttttacaaaataaaatagtatttttcaaAGGACTTTTCTgcaaaggagaaaaaaaaaccatttttaTAAAATGTAGGGTTAACTTTGCAGTTAGACCAACCAATTAAAACTGAAgaccttttttttctttcttaatgaTCTCAATTTAACAATGTGACATCTTATAAATTTTCTTCTAAGGAAAatatatacttaaattaataatgGATTATATTTGTTGATGATGTTttgtagagaacaagtttggaAAACGACCAAACATGATTGTGATTGGTGATGACTCAGAGGTTGAAGAATTGAATGCTTTAAGAGACAATGATCATCTTTATCTTATCTTTTGAgcaaacattatttttttttacaaatttttttgcacatttgtACAAAAGTTTACAAGTCGCAAATTTTagtgtgtgtgtgtatgtagTAGTACTTCTAAACTACATGTTTTGACAGAGAATTAGTAAAGAGTACAAATGGTGCTTAATATTAGCTAGAATgagatatatattattatttgtgtaatttttttttaagtagtaaataaatttatttattttttttattattttttttgttgggaTAACTGATAAATGTTAAAATAACAAAGGTAACAAAAGTTACACAGTAGGTGGGGAGATTTCTTTAATCCAAGAAATTATTGTCTATCCTAAAAGCATGCTTAGCCAATTTATGACCCTCAACATTAAAGATGCCCCAAGAAAACTAGACAATAGAACTTTAATATCAAAAAAGATAACCCGTAGTTCATTGAAATACACTGTTTGACCCTGCTGAGACTAAAAAAAAtgaatcagaaaaaaccctCTACACAAGAAGTCCCACATCTCATAGCGTCTATAGTAGATCTATAAGTACTAATTCAACAATCGATAACAACAAAAGTTGTATAACATTATAACTCCAATAATCAATAACTCACACAAGAACCAAACTATAGTTCACCAAAACTATAATCACAAAAACAAAAGCTATTGTTAATATCATAATCATCAATAATTATTTCACTATTTCCCTTAACCATTaacaaaacaactaaaaatttataaacactGCCGTCtatttcaaaaacaaaagcCTCTTAGTGCCTCTAGACAGTAGAGTGGGGGACGACCTAACAGCAGCTGGGGTCGGGTAAAGGCCAGCAAAGCAACAAAGAAGGCCGAGTAggaacataaaaaatattagctAAAGACatgtataatataatttatcatGAACGGGTAAaaagaatataatttttttatgagactaatcatataaaaataatagaaataagtAATTCGAAAACTTATTTGTGATTTGCAACTCCTTTGTGTAAATAAATTCTTCTAGttccaaattttaattaatttataaatactcAAATGACCTAACATAACACAACAACAAAACAGAGAAAATTGGATATCGCCATAAATTCTCCTTGGTAGGAATGTGCAGaattgatccaatccaattcaacCGACCGAtaaaattggatatccaatcatgatttgattggatcggatgatatttttgaaaatccaatattggatcggtcggttctTGGATGACATGTAAATCAAATAGATCCAACCGACCAATCCAATCCAACAATCatccaatattaaaataaaaaatatatattataaatttataatattaaatatattatattttattacatatataaaaaacatttaaaaaaaagcaACGTATTCTCTCTCTCAACTCATTCTTTGAAGTCGGCTGCTCACTGCCCAGAGAGGTGGACGACGATGGTGACTCACTGCCCAGTGATTTGATGACGACAGAGACGACAACATCTTCTCCCCTACTCGCTGACGACGACGGCCATCTCTTCCCTAAGTCGCCGACGGCATCTTCACCAACAACAGAAGCGACACAGCTCCTCCCTCCCCAACGACAATGCAACTCCTCCCTCCGCAACGACAACACATCTTCTCCCTCGCAAACGATAGCAACTCAGTTACTCAGGTCTTTTaactttctcttattttttatttttcatagttAAACTTAGAAGTAACCCAAATGaacattttaattaatttggaGTTAGCAAAGTTAGGCAGATGGTGACACCTTAAGAAACTTTTAATTAACAGTTAGATTTTTGTTCTAATACCCTGctgattttttgtttttgttcttttattagtatttaattttttatacatacatatGCCTTTGCTCAattgaatgaatatgaattGTGTATGCGTGTAcctatttttaattgagtttttgaTCCATTTTAGGATTTGTTTGGTAAAATGAAGAGAGTTATGATATGAGAGTGTTTTTCATTTGTTGTGTTGATATAGAATAGAAGAAGATGTGTTGAAATCCAATCAGAAAAGTTTGTGTTGTGTCACAGTGAGTTTTTAATATAATTGctgaaatgatatatatatatatatatctaatgtAGGGTATACCCGGTACTACCTGTATGTGgacacaaaataaatatataatatgtgtGTGTGAATGGACCAATTGGAACCTTTTCCCATTATTCTCAAACATGGAAACAATCAACAAAGAAAAGAGATAAAACACCTAGTGGAATGGAAGATAGtgataatatatgtatttatagaaacAACATCTAAAGGTTATAGGTTAAAATTGGATTTAAAATGAAATAGATATCCTTAATATGTTTACACAATTAttatgaaacttttttttttttttttgtgaataaaggcgtttttataattaaaataaaaatcagaTCTCATGGTCATTACAAAGGATATCAATCGGGATAGTAGATACTTCTACCATACCGTTAAAATTGTTTGCAAACGCCCATTTAGTCACATTATGGGCTGCAAAATTACAGTTTCtggaaataaaagaaaaattacaagaaATCATACAGGTAGAGAGACGTTTACATTGCCGTACATAATTTTCAATCCCCCACAAGGTGTCAGCACCTTTAAGGTTCTTGATAACACTCTCAGAATCACTCTCCACCATAACAAAATGATGATGCATAGAGATCGCCGTCTCCAAAGCTAACAGACACGCCGCTGCTTCTCCGATGATAGAGTCAGCGAAGTTAAGCAATTTAGTTGCCAGCCACAAAATCGACCCCGTAGAGTCCCTGGCAATTGCCACAACACACATGGAATCACCACCGACTCTGACGTCGCAGTTAATTTTAATCCAATCCTCCGGCGGTGGCGACCAAGCCGTGGTACCATCATCTTGAAAAGTCTTAAACAAACAGGAACCATAATCTGCGTAACAATAAGCAATAGAGTCAATATAATGTATCAAGCTACCCATAGTGTTGTTATGGACCTTATCATTCCTAGCCCTCCAGATCGTGTCAACCACAATCGAAGCAAAAAGGAACACCTCATCAGTGTCCACTCCAATTATTATGAAGCTTGAGTAGTGTTAAATTCACACCAAATTGTagattatttgtgaatttttcttttctttattaatgTGAATTATATCaatgaatttatttttttgtattctAGATTAGTAAAGTgggattggaaaaaaaaaaatcatcatcacACTAGACACTACTACAAATTATGTAATTGCATCTAGCTTGgtgagtttaattatttatcatttttttaatttagaatttaaaagtTTATCATTTGTATTGAATAGTAGTTGATAACGAtaagaaaaactaaacaattatcATTGAAAAGTAATACTCCTAGTTGTGATTCCTATGTAATGGTAAATCTTCAATACTAAAAACCAATTATGTCATGTAAGAAAAATATAGGTAAAAACATCAAACCAAACCAGTATATTATAATTCTCCCCTCAATGATGGTAGTCATATATAATAGAAAAAActcttcaaaaaataaaaatatatatataggcagAAGTTACGTGTCTAGTCACGTATAGTTAGTTTTATTTTAGGTTTTAGTTATAGTTATGGTTTTTTTTCAAATGTCATacgtaattttaaaataaataatgctCAATATAGAGTGATAATTGtagaaagaataataataatttgaagaaAGAGAATGtataattatgtaatatattaaaaaaaatatatatatattgtgtaaaattttgagaaataaaaattaaactcaaaatgttaataaaatatttaaaagcaataataataaatttataaaattaaattttaatattgttgatatatattagaaaaaataatgcttaaggtttattaaattaaagaaaacaatgtaaaaaattaaaaagaaacatataattttgataattaaaagagaagaattattaaatgaaaaggaaaaaaaattaaaaaaattcattattgaaggagtttttaattttttatagacTTAACAATAAAATTgtgaaatagtaaaaaaaaaatacttaattaattcACCGTACTATACATAATAAGTATTTATGCTCTTGTTAATC
This window harbors:
- the LOC115702461 gene encoding potassium channel KAT3-like, with amino-acid sequence MSGSSRRPRLFRRHSSREIMNNLASVSSSFLPAFGTIVDETYHLHLKKFVIAPYDRRYRWWQTFLVVLVIYSAWASPFELAFKKVSMGPLLPLDLIVDAFFAIDIILTFFVSYLDKTTYLLVVDHKKIAMRYVTKMLFPMDVASTLPFQLIHRVVTGKVHSGEAFRFLSLLRLWRLRRVSQLFKRLEKDTRFSYFITRCCKLICATLFSVHSAGCFYFWLATRHKNPENTWIGSQVPDFEQRTIKLGYTYSIYWAVVTLTTVGYGDLHAVNPSEKAFTLFYMLFNIGLTAYVIGNMTNLIVHNAIRTFAVRDSINEILRYGSKNRLPEGLKDQMLAHLQLKSKTVELQQEEVIANLPKAIRTSISQHLFYPTIEKTYILRGVSQDFIAQMVSEIKAEYFPPKVDIILQNEIPTDFYILVSGLVEVLVYKNGTEQLLSRLGSSDMAGEIAVLLNIPQPFTLRTKKLSQVIRISHDHFKQLVKPNSQDGNILLSNFIQYLKSLKQEIVQEIPCLPELLSDLATITEATDLNEDPQNQESVDGNTRVIEEDVGGNCCPWCNVRVIIHGNSPNQNTTKGKLVYLPPTIEDLYRLAENKFGKRPNMIVIGDDSEVEELNALRDNDHLYLIF